One part of the Terriglobia bacterium genome encodes these proteins:
- a CDS encoding SAM-dependent methyltransferase: MPFDRFMDLALHDREHGYYSKGASRVGREGDFFTASDVGTLFGDCVAKQLVEMDRLLGRPPRFTAIEFGAGRGLLARDVLDAAPGIDAEFASRLRYVMADRSPGMRAAAAGLVPEAESASPADVAQRAAGCVLAVELFDALPVHRVRRREGRLREVFVDLGADGRFVEREGDPAPEAEALARRYRAAGRDGEEAEVCPAASEALDALLAAIRRGFVVVVDYGDPAPVLYGPGRPRGTLLAYHRHATNEDFLLRVGEQDLTAHVNLTQLEDRGRERGAETLGITTQDRFLIANGILRHFEEG, translated from the coding sequence AGTCGGGTCGGCCGGGAAGGGGATTTCTTCACCGCGAGCGACGTCGGCACCCTCTTCGGGGATTGCGTGGCGAAGCAGCTCGTCGAGATGGACCGCCTCCTCGGCCGCCCGCCGCGGTTCACCGCCATCGAGTTCGGCGCCGGGCGGGGGCTGCTCGCGCGCGACGTGCTCGACGCCGCGCCTGGAATCGACGCGGAGTTCGCATCCCGCCTGCGGTACGTCATGGCGGACCGAAGCCCCGGAATGCGAGCGGCGGCGGCGGGCCTCGTCCCCGAGGCGGAGTCGGCGTCTCCGGCGGATGTCGCGCAGCGGGCCGCCGGGTGCGTTCTCGCCGTGGAGCTGTTCGACGCGCTCCCCGTGCACCGCGTGAGGCGGCGGGAGGGACGCCTGCGCGAGGTGTTCGTGGATCTCGGCGCCGACGGCCGCTTCGTGGAGCGGGAGGGCGACCCCGCGCCGGAGGCGGAGGCGCTGGCCCGGCGTTACCGCGCCGCGGGGAGGGACGGGGAAGAGGCCGAGGTCTGTCCCGCCGCGTCCGAAGCACTCGACGCGCTCCTGGCCGCGATCCGCCGGGGCTTCGTGGTGGTCGTGGACTACGGCGACCCGGCGCCGGTCCTGTACGGCCCCGGGCGGCCGCGCGGCACGCTCCTGGCCTACCACCGGCACGCGACGAACGAGGACTTCCTCCTTCGCGTCGGTGAGCAGGACCTGACCGCGCACGTGAACCTCACCCAGCTCGAGGACCGGGGGCGGGAGCGGGGCGCCGAAACGCTCGGGATCACGACGCAGGACCGCTTCCTGATCGCGAACGGCATCCTGCGGCACTTCGAGGAAGGG